ATctgtatttatattttttaatagtGGTATAATTTCATCTGTTTTTTTTAGAACAAAACcaattaaaataaataaaaataagatacctttttttgaaagtatatttttttgaaattttttattcataagattaattaattttaattgttggttatctatatttttaactAATTCTTCTAAATATtctattaaatattttaatgcttctttaaataatttgaattcattatttttataaatcatatacatacaatcaataaaatatatagaattatttaataaaattccattttcattatcattataattatcatttataatatttctaaatatattattaaaattaacattatttccatttaattgtgtataaatatatttaatagtttcatatttattacaaGCATTTGATATttcatcatataaaaaataactTTTCTCTTTAATAATTGTTTTCATAGTTTCTATTctattcattttattatcatattcttcttgttctttttttagtaaattttctttttctaaattcctttttaaaatttctTCTTGTTCTATTTGTGTTTTAATTCTTCCTCTATTAAGTAGTTCTTTTTcaatcttttttttttcattttcttctaataacattttttcaattttcctatttttttcaatttcataattttctttaaatatgGTTAACTCttcttcatatatattatataatatatcaaatctttctaataaaatatcaacattttttatcattttttctccatatatctttttttcttcattagTTTCATTTCTTCTTATTCTAATTCTTGTAATTATTGgttgtattttttttattttctctTCAAATTCGTCATATAAACTAAGCTTATTAAAAACTTCTTCTTCTTTAGCATTCAGTAATTCATTACAAATTTCTTTCAGCTCCTCAATGGACGCAGAGGCTACTTTATAATCCGTCATTCGTGCGTATgattaaataaaagaaatacaaaaaaatatatataaatatataagaaggatatatttttttaagatcaaggattttctttttttaaaacatacataaatatatatatatatatatatatatatatatatatatatatattatatgtacatattcCTATATATAcgtttattatttttatatatatattcgtgttatataaataatatcGCTTTTGTTTTGAGATATCAAgttgttttatttatatttcagTTTTTTAGATACCTTTATTTTGCCATGacatttaaaataaaagaaaaaaaaagaaaaaagtgatatttataattatataattaaaattttgtGTATGTATGAcaaaacatttatatataatatatatttacatatatatatatatatgtagtattatattttatacatataattttttttttttttttttttttttttt
The genomic region above belongs to Plasmodium reichenowi strain SY57 chromosome 13, whole genome shotgun sequence and contains:
- a CDS encoding hypothetical protein (conserved Plasmodium protein, unknown function), translating into MTDYKVASASIEELKEICNELLNAKEEEVFNKLSLYDEFEEKIKKIQPIITRIRIRRNETNEEKKIYGEKMIKNVDILLERFDILYNIYEEELTIFKENYEIEKNRKIEKMLLEENEKKKIEKELLNRGRIKTQIEQEEILKRNLEKENLLKKEQEEYDNKMNRIETMKTIIKEKSYFLYDEISNACNKYETIKYIYTQLNGNNVNFNNIFRNIINDNYNDNENGILLNNSIYFIDCMYMIYKNNEFKLFKEALKYLIEYLEELVKNIDNQQLKLINLMNKKFQKNILSKKGILFLFILIGFVLKKTDEIIPLLKNINTDINYENIYIYLEEPNITTNYDQWKLWFQHIQKCLTILCTFFRHIHKFSDVPDDEKIKSIFLYLKDKFSNEQNVSTLGT